The DNA sequence ATTCTCTTTTACTGGGTGGGTGCAGCACTCTTTGTGTTTTACAAAAAGGCTCAAGTCGCAACGCTCCCGGAAGGTCTCGGGCAGAATGACGTGTTCCCGTACTTTATCGTAAATGCGCTCCCGTCTGGAGTGACGGGCTTGATTGTCGCTGCCATTTGCGCGGCGGCGATGAGCAGCCTTTCGGGCGCCATCAATTCTCTCAGCAATACGTCTGAACGCGACTTTCTCGGCTGGGACGAATCTACGGGAATGGGCGGGCTTAAACGCGCGAAAATCTGGACGGCTGTCTGGGGTGTACTCGGCGTGTTCTTTGCTCTCTTTGCCGCGACACAGCAGGGGAGCCTTCTCAAGAACGCCCTCTTCTTTACAGGACTTTTCACAGGGCCGCTTCTTGGCATGTTCCTCCTCGCGTTCTTTGCAGACAAGATTTTTGGAACGGCAGAAAAAGCGTTACGCGCCTGGGTTGTGATTGTCGCCGTCCTTTGCGGTATGGCTAGCCTCGTCTTGATCCAGGGAATCCCTGCGTTTGGCGTGAAAGCAGTCTTCGATGGCATCTTTAGCTGGCCGTGGATGCCTTTCATCAGCATGACCACGACGATTGTCGTAGCGATTGTCGTGAACTTCGTGGCTAATCTTGTTTGCGCAAACCGCCTTTAATTTTGCGTTTTCTTGCTAAGGGGTGCTGGCGTTCGCTATCACAACAGTTTTTCGTTATTATAACAGGAAAATGATTGGGAATTATGGCTCCTCTTATGAATGGTAGGGCAGAATGTTTATAAAAAAATTGTTTTTACTTCTTGTTGTTTTGTTATTTTGGGGCTGCTATCATCAATGTAAAAGCCGCAGATTTGTTGCTGATGATCCGTGGATTAAAATTGCTGAAAATTGGGAGGTCGGTTTTTCGGTATTCAATTGGGATCCTTGCGAGAACGGTGATTATTTTGAATGTGCTACAGTATTTCATCTGGAACAAAATTTTTTAGATAAAGATTCTTTGAAAAATATGTCTATACATATAGATTCATTATATCTTGAAGTTGGTGATAGAGTGTATAAACGTATAAATGAAAATAAAAACTTTGATCGAGCCATTCGTGCGAATGAAAACAACCCGCCATATTTACAGCTATACATTAATTCATTAAGTATTGTTAGTCGGGATTCTGTGAAAACAGGAAAAGAATGGCCGTTAATCCCCCGAAAAATAAAAAAGGTGATTGCAACTGCTTATGTTTCGTTCAAGTATCCTGATGACGATCGTGTTGAATCAATGATGATAAAGAAAGAGCTTCACGAAAAAAATGAGTCTGTTTATGTTGATGGGTGCATGATGCATTGATTAAGATTTTGTGGTGAAAAGTTTTAAAATGTTTATAATGAATACGAAAAAATTTATTTTTATTGTTTTTATCCTGCTGTTATCAGGGTGCTATTGTAAAACTCGTTTTTTCGAGGCTGATACTACATGGACTACCATTGCTGAAAAATGGAAGGTCGGTTTTCTTGTCAAAGATACGGAAAAATGTGGTAACTCAGATCGTTGTTTTTGTTCTGTTGTGTTTCGCATTGATGAAAAATATTTAGAGAAAGATTCTCTAAAAAATATGTCTATTCACATAGATTCTCTGTATTTAGCTGTTGATAATGAAATATACAAGCGTTTAAATACTCAAGTTGAGTTCAAACGGGCGTTGAGGCAAAATGAAATGAATCCTCCTGAGTTACGTGATTACATGGTTTCTTTGGATATCGTTAATTGGGATACTGTAAAAACTGGAGATGAATGGCCTTTAATTCCAAGGAATATTAAAAATATAACGGTGACCGCTTATGTTTCGTTTAGGTATCCTGATGATGACCGTGTGGAAACATTTGAGGTAAAAAAGGTACTTCATGAAGAAAATGAGGTTAATTGGATTCGTTGGTGGCTGTTTGTTCATTGATAGTTTTTTGAGTATATTAAATTTTAATAATGGATAAAACTATCAGAGAATAAAAATTTTCCAATTGCATAGGTGTTCGTTATCGAGGTTTGCATGGTAAGGTTTTTCTTGTTTGCAACATTTTGTCTAGTACTTTGCTGCTGTTATAGGAATATTGATGGCTATCGTGTAAATGCGTTTCATAATTACGAGAATCTTTGGGAACATCCTGTTGATTTAGATTCTGATGAAGAACAAATTATAGATGTTCCTTTTGTCAAGTTTGGCTATTATTTTTCATTATGTTTTGATCGTGAACGGGAAAATCCTGTAACTTTGCCTGATAGCGAATTATATCTTGAACATGATTCACTTGAAGTTTCGTTTCATATTGCTGATACTGTTTTTTGGGGTGGGGCAATTTCTTCGTCTTTACCTGATTATAACTGCCCGATAAATGGGCGTGATCTACTCTTTTTTTCAGTACCAAAAAATTTTAATCGTGAACAAGGGGGGCAATTACGAATTAGGGTTCGTAAACGCCATTACCTAAAAAATATTCCGAATGCTAGAGTTGTTCTTGGTTGGGGACGAGGCTCTGGGAAATGATTTCCCTGACGAAAAATATTTTGTTAAAAATCTCGTATTTTTGTTTTTTAACGTTAAAAAAAGTATTTTAAATCCATAACATTAAAAAAGGGGTAAAAAACGATGATGCAAAAATTGCTCAATATCATCTATCTCATCGTACTTGTTGTGTGCGTGTGCGTTCTCATCCGCGTCGTGAAGGCGGAACCGGCTGCTGTTCCTGTGGCTACGTCCAATGGCTCGGTTGCGCTCGAGGTCCCGCGCATCGAAGTTTCGGCATCTGAAACCAAGAAGTTTGCCGCCGACAAGTTCGAAATGGGCTTTAGCCTCGAAATCCGCGGCAAGGACAAGGAATCGGTTTCCAAGCGCTTGGCTGAACGCCGTTCCGTGATTTTTGAAAATGTGAAATCGCTTGAAATTCCGCAGTCCAACGTGGAACAGAACAGTGTAGAAATCCACAAGGAATGGTCTTATCGCAATAGCAAGCGTGAACTCGTCGGTTACGTGGCCACGCAGAGCTTTGTGATTACGGTGAACCGTAAGATTGATGCTGCCGCTCTCGTTCAGGCGCTTTCTTCGGAGCCGGATGTCGAAATCCAGCGTACGTCTGCCCAGCTCAAGGATGTGGACGCCGTGCAGTCTACGGTCATCAAGGCGGCTGGCAAAAAGGCAACTGCAAAGGCTAATGATTATGCCGCAGGCGTTGGCGCCAAGCTCGGTCGCGTTCTCCAGATCAATGGCGAAGGTGGCGGAGTTGTCTACAGCCAGTACAACCGCGTCTACCGTGCCAAGGCTGTCATGCTTGCGGCAAATAGCATGATTGATGCCGCGCCTGCTCCCGACGAAACGGCGATTGCCGACTCCGTCGAGGTGAGCGCTTCGGTCCACGTCGTTTATGAACTAAAATAGTTCTAACAAACTTTCTTCATATTCCTTGGCCGCCTTTTCGAGGGCGGCTTTTGTCATATCCGGACTGCAACCGTAGAATCCGAGCGGCTTAAACCACTTCATGCCTGCTGCGTTTGCGGTCATCTCGAACGGGATGAGCATTTCGTCGGCGGTGTAGCGGTTGAGTCCTTCGTGGGTGTAGTGCTCTGCGGCGGCGCCCGCCGTAAATACGACACGTACGGGCATTCCCTTCAGGAAGTTGTCGGCGCTGTACACGATCGGGCTCATGACCTGGTCTTGCCAGTCGCGCAGGCTAGCCGGGCTGTTGTACCAATATATAGGGAACTGCCACACAATGGCCCTGGACTGCCTCAACAATTTTTTTTCGGCTTCCAGGTCGAAATAGCCATTAACCCGGTTTTTGTCAAGGTGGTGGAGCACAAAATTGGGATTTTTTCTGTTGATATCCACTAAGTGCTTGTTGAACATTGAGTTAGAAATGTTCGGATGCGATAGAAGAATTGTGATTTGATTGTTCATTATTTTTTCTTGTTGATAAGTTGAGGATATATTACAAAAAAATTACATCTTACGTGCAAAAAGTCTTCCAAAATGGACTAGGATTTATTATACTTGTAGTGAGGCTGACCTACATCTTGTGGGTGTGGTTCGACTTCGGACACAAGATATAGTAAAAACGATGAGTTTTGACTATATTTGAGGAAACGGGAATTGAAGGTTTTTTTTAGATGATTTTTACTGTCAAAAAGCGCGACGGCCGCGAGATGCCGTTCAACATCGAGAAGATTGCAGACGCCGTAATCAAGGCTTTTAGAGCCTCCGGCGAATTGGATGAACAGATCAAGGCTGCCCAAGCTCAGATGAATTTGCTTGGAAACGATGACCTTCTGACAAATGTCGCTCTCAAGGTTGCTGCCGAAGCTGTTGGACACTTGGAAGCCGAAAATAAGACCAAGCCGGACATCGAAGAAATTCAGGATGCTGTTGAAAAGGCTTTGACCGAAGGTGGTTACGCCGATACCGCCAAGAGCTATATCTTGTACCGTGCCGAACGTACCCGCGTCCGTGAAGTCAACACTCGCCTCATGCAGACGCTTCATGACATTACGTTCAGCTCAGCCAAGGAATCCGACCTCAAGCGCGAAAATGCCAATATCGATGGCGATACTGCCATGGGTACCATGCTCAAGTACGGGAGCGAATCCGCTAAGCACTTCTACACGATGATGATGCTCAAGCCGGAACACAGCCGCGCCCACATGGATGGTGACATTCACATTCATGACCTTGACTTCTATTCTCTTACGATGACCTGCTGCCAGATTGACCTCATTAAGTTGTTCAAGAACGGCTTCAACACGGGTCACGGTCATTTGCGCGAACCGAAGGATATCCGCAGCTACGCCGCCTTGGCCGCTATCGCTATTCAGAGTAACCAGAACGACCAGCACGGTGGACAGTCCGTGCCGAACTTCGATTACGCCATGGCAAACGGTGTTCGCATCACGTACCGCAAGGCTTACCTTTCGAACATGGTCAAGGCTCTCATGCTCTTGACGGGCAAGACCGAAGAAGAAATCCAGCCGGTGGTGAAGAAGCTCCACGGCGAAATGGCTGAAATGGGCATGGTCGCAACGCTCGTGCCGAATGAAAAGTTCCAGACAACTGAAGTTCACGAACTTTCCAAGACTTTTGACGCCGAAACGGTGAAGAATGCCCAGAAGTTTGCCGAAAAGATGGCTTACGAAGAAACCGACAAGGCAACGTTCCAGGCCATGGAAGCTTTTGTCCACAACTTGAACTCCATGCACAGCCGCGCTGGTGCCCAGACTCCGTTTAGCAGCATCAACTATGGTATGTGCACGGAACCGGAAGCCCGCATGGTCATGAAGAACTTGCTCCTCACGACCGAAGATGGCCTCGGCGGTGGCGAAACGGCTATCTTCCCGATCCAGATTTTCCGCGTCAAGGACGGCATCAACCTCAATCCGGGCGAACCGAACTACGACTTGTTCAAGCTCGCCTGCCGCGTGAGTGCAAAGCGCCTGTTCCCGAACTTTAGCTTCCAGGACGCTCCGTACAACCTGCAGTACTACAAGCCGGGTCATCCGGAAACCGAAATTTCGTACATGGGCTGCCGTACCCGCGTGATTGGCAACCATTACGACCCGAGCCGTGAAATCTCTTACGGCCGTGGCAACTTGAGCTTTACCTCGATTAACCTCCCGCGTATTGCTATCAAGATGAAGTCTGTGGACCTGTTCTTCAAGGAACTCGACCGCATGCTTCAGCTCGTGAGCGACCAGCTCATGGAACGCTTTGCCGTGCAGAGCCGCCGCAAGGTTAAGAACTTCCCGTTCCTCATGGGACAGGGTGTGTGGATTGATTCCGACAAACTCGGCTGGGAAGATACCGTGGGCGAAGTCATCAAGCACGGTACGCTCTCCATTGGCTTTATCGGCCTTGCTGAAACATTGGTGATGCTCACGGGCAAGCACCATGGCGAATCCGAAGCTTCCCAGGAACTCGGCCTCAAGATTATCGGCCACATGCGCGAATTCTGCGACAAGGAATCCGAACGCCTTGGCCTCAACTTCAGCTTGCTTGCAACGCCGGCTGAAGGCCTCTCGGGCCGCTTTGTGCGCATGGACAAGAAGAAGTTTGGCATTATCCCGGGCGTTACCGACCGCGATTACTACACGAACTCTTTCCACGTGCCGGTCTACTACAAGATTTCTGCTTTCAAGAAGCTCTCGCTCGAAGCCCCGTACCACGCGCTTACGAACGCTGGTCACATCAGCTACATCGAACTTGATGGCGACCCGACGCAGAACCTGGACGCTTTTGAAAAGATTGTGAAGCACATGGCAAAGGTCGGTATCGGTTATGGTTCCATCAACCATCCGGTGGACCGCGACCCGGTTTGCGGATTTGTGGGTGTGATTGGCGATGTGTGCCCGCGCTGCGGACGTAGTGAAGGCCATGCGATTTCGTGCGAAAAGCTCGAAGAACTTAGAAAGAAATTCCCAGGAATGCCCGCATTCAGAGGGATTAGGTAAATGAGCTAGTGGGGTTGTGAGGTCGGCTCTTCGAGCCTTTGGGGTATGAGGAATATGCTCAAAGGGACCGTAAGGGACCGAGCCCATACCTCAGAGCAACGAAGTTGCGACCCCATAGCTAGCGTAAACAAATAAAGTTTTTATTAAGGAGTGCAAAAAATGTCTGAAAAAGAAATGTCTCAATATGGCGAAGGGATCGGATTCGAACGTATCCGCCGCATCACGGGTTACCTCGTTGGTACAATTGACCGTTTCAACAACGCCAAGCGCGCTGAAGTCAACGATCGCGTAAAGCACGGCGTATAAGATGGATGAATATCCTCCACTGCGGATTGCAGGGATTGAACCCGAATCATTCGTGGACGGTCCCGGAATCCGCCTGACTGTGTTTACCCAGGGCTGTCACCACAACTGCCCGGGTTGCCAGAATCCGCAGACTCATGATTTTGAGGGCGGGCACTTTATCGAGCGCGAAGCGATCATCACGATGATCAAGGAGAATCCGCTGCTCGATGGAGTGACGTTTAGCGGAGGCGATCCGATGGATCAGGCGGCGGCGCTTATTCCGCTTGCCCGCGAAATCAAGGAACGCGGTCTCAATCTCGTGATTTTCACGGGATATACGTACGAACAGCTGATGAAGCTTACGTCCGAAAAGCCGGAGCTTTTTGAACTGCTCACGTTTGCGGACATCCTGATTGACGGTCCGTTTGTCATGGCGAAAAAATCCCTGGATATCAAGTTCAGAGGATCCTGGAACCAGCGCATTATCGATGTGCAAAAGAGCCTTGTCGAAGGCCATGTGGTCATCCACCAGATTCAACTGGACGAGATGGCGGAACACCCCGACAGGGAATACAATACGTAAGTGCGGTAAATGCCTGCGAAAATTGCGAAAGCAAAAAGGACGAGTTTGAACTCGTCCTTTTGTGTTAGTGTGTAAATATTTTTTATAACAAAATAAAAGAGTAATGCTTTGCCATCCTGTAATTAATAAATAGAAAGGCCTTAAAGCCTTGATTGCTATTAAATTACAAGGAGAAAATGAAATGGCAGATAATGCAGCTCAAAAAATCGTTCCTGGTGGATGGATTGTCCATGTCATCACTGAAAATTTCCCAGAAGCATTTAAACTAGCTTTTTTAAAACTAAACAGAGATAACCATTATGAATACACGCCAATAGCCCTGTTGGCAACTCAGCTTGTCAATGGTGAAAATTACGTTGCTCTCGCCGAGCAAAAAATTTATGGCAATCCAATCATCAAAAACTATGTTCGTATAATATTTTACGCAAAGTTTGATGCAAAAGAACTTTCTGATGTTGAAATAAGTTCCATTACTCCGCTTCCTCATGATTGCGTATGGGTAATGATTCCAGATGGACAAAGGGTATATGTCGCCGACATCATCAGGGAATACGAAAAATCACAGCAAAATAGCAACCAGGCAATTGCAGACGAATGGGAAAAGGATGCTATTGTCGCAGATTGGCCAAAGGACATTGATGACGCCATAGCTGTATTGAACGAGCGCCTGGGATTATCTTATAAAATGATAGCCTGTGTTGGCAAACGTGTTTTAAATGGTGTCGATTATGCCATTGTCGCAGAACAGTCGGTAATGAGATGTCCGGATGAAAAGAATGTCGTTTTTGTACAGTTCCATGCTTTCGAAGGAAAAATTACAATTTATTCCGTAGAACTCATTCTTGAAGGTCATGCAAAGCCAATACCTGGCGGAATAGTAATAGAACCCTGCGCAGGACTTCCCAAGGATGTACAAGAAGAATTCGATTCCGTCATGAAACACTGTGGAGGCATGGACGTCAAGCCGTTCGCTTACCTCGGGTATCAGGTTGTAAATGGAACGAACCGATTTATCGTAGCCGAAGTAACGCCAAAGTACATGTGGGCGAAGAAGCGAATCTCGCTTGTTACCATTAACGCCCAGGATAATTCAATCAAATTCGTTGACATCCATTAAAATCATCAAAAAGGAGCTAACAAAATGCCAGAAACAAGAAAATGTGGTGGATGGATATTCCAAATAAGTCTGGATTCCATGCCTGAAAAAGTCGCTACAGCTTTCGGTGAATTAAACAAACTGAAAGGCGTAAGATACAAACCTGTAGCTTATCTCGGTTCCCAAGTCGTTAACGGAACAAATTATGCCGTTCTCGCCGAACAGGTTATCTTCGATGCTGAAAACACCAAGAACCTCGTTCTCATCGTTTTTAACGTCGCCCCAAATGCGCCAGAAGCAACTGTCGTCTATATCAAGCCCGTTCTTGACGGCTTTTCGCAAGAATTTGGCGGAATCGTCTTCCTTGACGATTTCAAGATTACCGAAGACGCTCAGAAGGATTTCGATTCTGTCCAAAAAGAATTTGTCGGATCGAATGTTGAACCGTTCGCACTCGTTGCAAAACAAATTGCAAAGGGCGTCAATTACTACTTCGTGGCCATTGTCACCCCGCTTTATCCTGGTGCAGAACCAAGTGTTGACTTAGTCATTATCAATGCCATGTGCTATACTATTGAATTTAAGAAGATTCTTTAGAATAGAACATAAATAAAGCGATAAGCCGTTTGATGCAAGTCAAGCGGCTTTTTTTACGGTTCCGGTTGTGATTTATCACGTCAACTCTCTTTCTTGAATTATATTTACTTCATGGTTATGAATATGTTTGGGAAGATTGTTTTGACGGCTACGGTTGTAGCAGCTTCGGCGTTTGCGGCGGGCAAGGTCGCTTGCGTTGGCAATAGCATCACATACGGTTACGGGATTGAATCCTGGCCTGACCAGACGAGCTATCCGCATCATTTGCAGGGGATGCTTCGCGAGAATGCGCCGAGCGATACGGTCGAGAATTTTGGCGTGAGCGGGCTTACGGTCCGCAAGGACGATCAGGCATCGTACTGGAAGGGTTACCGCTTTGCGCCGGCGATTGAATTTGCGGCGGATACGGTTATCATCGAGCTGGGTACGAACGATTCGAAGGCATACACGACTTGGAATACTCTGGCGCAGGATGCGGCGGTAGATTCTGCAATCACGGCGGATTTTGAAGCGCTAATCGATACGTTCCAGGTGAAGTCGAAGCCGCATGTTTTCATTTGCTTGGCGCCTTACGTGAACAACGTCGAATGGAATATCCTTGATACGGCGGTCGTGAATCGCGTGAACCCGGCGATTTTGCGGGCGGGGCTTGAAAAGGGCGTGAACGTGATCGACTTGCATTCACGTTTTAGTGCTCTTGAAAATCCGAGCTGGTATTTAGAAGACATGGTGCATCCGAGCGTCGAGGGCGCAAAGCACTTGGCAGAAATTGTGTACGCCCATTTGCAGATGGATACGTTGCATGTAACGCAGGACGGTACGACGCTCAAGGCTCCGAAGGGCTTTGGTTATCAGTGGTACAAGGACGGGAACCTCCTCGAAGGCGAAACGCTTGAAACGCTTGCGGTTACGGGCGAGGGCGAGTACAAGGTCTCTGTGAAGGTGGATGAGAATACGCTTTCGCGGATTGTGACTTCTCCGTTGAAAGTCGAAAAGACGACTGCCTTGAAGCCGGGGGTTCGTGTCGTTCGCGAAAGATCGGCTGGTGATGCGAACATGGCTAAATCGGCGCGACGCTTTGACGCTCAAGGCCGTGCTTTGAATGCCCGCGGACCGTCGCACCAGAAAATCTATATCAAACGCTAAAACTGAAAAGGGAACGACCGGAGTC is a window from the Fibrobacter sp. UWB4 genome containing:
- the nrdG gene encoding anaerobic ribonucleoside-triphosphate reductase activating protein, which gives rise to MDEYPPLRIAGIEPESFVDGPGIRLTVFTQGCHHNCPGCQNPQTHDFEGGHFIEREAIITMIKENPLLDGVTFSGGDPMDQAAALIPLAREIKERGLNLVIFTGYTYEQLMKLTSEKPELFELLTFADILIDGPFVMAKKSLDIKFRGSWNQRIIDVQKSLVEGHVVIHQIQLDEMAEHPDREYNT
- a CDS encoding anaerobic ribonucleoside triphosphate reductase; translation: MIFTVKKRDGREMPFNIEKIADAVIKAFRASGELDEQIKAAQAQMNLLGNDDLLTNVALKVAAEAVGHLEAENKTKPDIEEIQDAVEKALTEGGYADTAKSYILYRAERTRVREVNTRLMQTLHDITFSSAKESDLKRENANIDGDTAMGTMLKYGSESAKHFYTMMMLKPEHSRAHMDGDIHIHDLDFYSLTMTCCQIDLIKLFKNGFNTGHGHLREPKDIRSYAALAAIAIQSNQNDQHGGQSVPNFDYAMANGVRITYRKAYLSNMVKALMLLTGKTEEEIQPVVKKLHGEMAEMGMVATLVPNEKFQTTEVHELSKTFDAETVKNAQKFAEKMAYEETDKATFQAMEAFVHNLNSMHSRAGAQTPFSSINYGMCTEPEARMVMKNLLLTTEDGLGGGETAIFPIQIFRVKDGINLNPGEPNYDLFKLACRVSAKRLFPNFSFQDAPYNLQYYKPGHPETEISYMGCRTRVIGNHYDPSREISYGRGNLSFTSINLPRIAIKMKSVDLFFKELDRMLQLVSDQLMERFAVQSRRKVKNFPFLMGQGVWIDSDKLGWEDTVGEVIKHGTLSIGFIGLAETLVMLTGKHHGESEASQELGLKIIGHMREFCDKESERLGLNFSLLATPAEGLSGRFVRMDKKKFGIIPGVTDRDYYTNSFHVPVYYKISAFKKLSLEAPYHALTNAGHISYIELDGDPTQNLDAFEKIVKHMAKVGIGYGSINHPVDRDPVCGFVGVIGDVCPRCGRSEGHAISCEKLEELRKKFPGMPAFRGIR
- a CDS encoding GDSL-type esterase/lipase family protein; translation: MNMFGKIVLTATVVAASAFAAGKVACVGNSITYGYGIESWPDQTSYPHHLQGMLRENAPSDTVENFGVSGLTVRKDDQASYWKGYRFAPAIEFAADTVIIELGTNDSKAYTTWNTLAQDAAVDSAITADFEALIDTFQVKSKPHVFICLAPYVNNVEWNILDTAVVNRVNPAILRAGLEKGVNVIDLHSRFSALENPSWYLEDMVHPSVEGAKHLAEIVYAHLQMDTLHVTQDGTTLKAPKGFGYQWYKDGNLLEGETLETLAVTGEGEYKVSVKVDENTLSRIVTSPLKVEKTTALKPGVRVVRERSAGDANMAKSARRFDAQGRALNARGPSHQKIYIKR
- a CDS encoding NAD(P)H-dependent oxidoreductase, whose translation is MNNQITILLSHPNISNSMFNKHLVDINRKNPNFVLHHLDKNRVNGYFDLEAEKKLLRQSRAIVWQFPIYWYNSPASLRDWQDQVMSPIVYSADNFLKGMPVRVVFTAGAAAEHYTHEGLNRYTADEMLIPFEMTANAAGMKWFKPLGFYGCSPDMTKAALEKAAKEYEESLLELF
- the nrdD gene encoding anaerobic ribonucleoside-triphosphate reductase produces the protein MSEKEMSQYGEGIGFERIRRITGYLVGTIDRFNNAKRAEVNDRVKHGV
- a CDS encoding SIMPL domain-containing protein, with product MMQKLLNIIYLIVLVVCVCVLIRVVKAEPAAVPVATSNGSVALEVPRIEVSASETKKFAADKFEMGFSLEIRGKDKESVSKRLAERRSVIFENVKSLEIPQSNVEQNSVEIHKEWSYRNSKRELVGYVATQSFVITVNRKIDAAALVQALSSEPDVEIQRTSAQLKDVDAVQSTVIKAAGKKATAKANDYAAGVGAKLGRVLQINGEGGGVVYSQYNRVYRAKAVMLAANSMIDAAPAPDETAIADSVEVSASVHVVYELK